A genome region from Proteus vulgaris includes the following:
- the mobA gene encoding molybdenum cofactor guanylyltransferase MobA, with the protein MKMKNITGGILAGGQATRMGGADKGLQILHGQPLYRHIAQKLAPQVDSILISANRNLEQYRQSQYPVITDEIEGFSGPLAGMLTLLKQASTPWVVFVPCDVPYFPLNLVEKLYEQKGEALAVYVDDGEREHPTLALLNRRIIPMLEAYLAQGDRKLMLFMKQINAHPVLFADQASAFINLNTPDDIEKANKLKK; encoded by the coding sequence ATGAAAATGAAGAATATTACAGGTGGTATACTTGCAGGTGGCCAAGCGACACGAATGGGAGGGGCAGATAAAGGGCTTCAAATTTTACATGGACAGCCTTTATACCGCCATATTGCCCAAAAATTAGCACCTCAAGTTGATAGTATACTGATTAGTGCTAACCGAAATTTAGAACAATATCGCCAAAGCCAATATCCGGTTATTACAGATGAAATAGAAGGATTTTCTGGGCCTTTAGCTGGCATGCTCACGTTATTAAAGCAAGCCTCAACACCTTGGGTTGTTTTTGTACCTTGCGATGTTCCCTATTTTCCTCTTAATTTAGTTGAAAAACTCTATGAGCAAAAAGGTGAAGCGTTAGCCGTTTATGTTGATGATGGTGAAAGAGAACATCCTACCTTAGCACTGCTAAATCGTCGTATTATTCCTATGCTAGAAGCATATTTAGCGCAAGGTGATCGAAAATTAATGCTGTTTATGAAACAGATAAATGCGCACCCTGTTTTATTCGCCGATCAAGCGAGTGCTTTTATTAATTTGAATACGCCTGACGACATTGAAAAAGCCAACAAATTAAAAAAATAG
- the mobB gene encoding molybdopterin-guanine dinucleotide biosynthesis protein MobB, with the protein MAQADLPLLGITAWSGTGKTTLLKQLIPQLRKREIRVGMIKHTHHDMDVDKPGKDSYELRKAGADQTLVASQQRWALMTETPELPELDLYYLASRFDADKLDLILVEGFKSETIPKIALYRHINERNFNDLLDEHVIAVASDCDLSVDFPLLDINAPEAIAEFIADWLKQTK; encoded by the coding sequence ATGGCACAAGCAGATTTACCCCTTTTAGGGATCACAGCATGGAGTGGAACCGGTAAAACGACACTACTGAAACAACTTATTCCACAATTACGCAAAAGAGAAATTCGCGTAGGTATGATCAAACACACTCACCATGATATGGATGTGGATAAGCCCGGAAAAGATAGCTACGAGCTTAGAAAAGCAGGTGCAGACCAGACATTAGTCGCAAGCCAACAACGTTGGGCATTAATGACAGAAACGCCAGAACTCCCAGAATTAGATTTGTATTATCTCGCATCTCGTTTTGATGCAGATAAGCTAGATTTAATCTTAGTCGAAGGATTTAAAAGCGAAACCATTCCTAAAATTGCACTTTATCGTCATATCAATGAGCGTAATTTTAATGATTTACTTGATGAGCACGTTATTGCCGTTGCCAGTGATTGTGATTTAAGCGTAGATTTTCCACTACTAGATATCAACGCACCTGAAGCTATTGCTGAATTTATTGCAGATTGGCTGAAGCAGACGAAATAA
- a CDS encoding alpha-glucosidase: MSSTWWKEAVVYQIYPKSYYDSNGDGVGDLAGITEKLDYIQSLGTNVIWLCPIFKSPMKDNGYDIADYSVVDPIFGDNNALDTLISEAKKRDIKILLDLVLNHSSNEHPWFKAAIEDPSSPYADYYIFKQWDKSTPPNNLRTYFDCSVWSRVGKTNRWYFNSFGPEQPDLNWENPQLRKDIINMINVWIKKGVAGFRIDAIGNLKKSPEALSEYQFEPDKDDGSASLVPWVLNQPGIDKFLTELAENTFKPANSMTVAEIDVPEKDLCAYVGENGYFSMVFDFSIADLDIRNEKPFTLNPITGERLKPVFIKSQLDTQRVGWGAPYLENHDQPRSLNKFLPKGGINPTSAKMLATFLLTQRGTPFIYQGQEIGMTNCPMTLEEHDDLHVFKLYEWGHKLGYSDKQIMEYFNDRSRDNSRTPFQWNTEINGGFSTGKPWLKVNPNYVDINAQKETQDKHSLFAYYQQLIALRRHSEISDILIYGEFLPLNSPENVIAFKRIYEDNSINIYCNFSGEEKALTIKAKDIYLHNSPIVENAQGELILQPYQAIIFA, encoded by the coding sequence ATGTCTAGTACTTGGTGGAAAGAAGCGGTGGTCTATCAAATTTATCCCAAGAGTTATTATGATAGTAATGGGGACGGTGTTGGGGATTTAGCTGGGATCACCGAAAAATTAGATTATATCCAGTCACTTGGTACAAATGTTATTTGGTTATGTCCCATATTTAAATCGCCAATGAAAGACAATGGTTATGATATTGCTGATTATTCTGTGGTTGATCCTATTTTTGGCGATAATAACGCGTTGGATACCCTTATTAGCGAAGCTAAAAAGCGTGATATAAAAATTCTACTCGATTTAGTTTTAAATCACTCTTCTAATGAGCATCCTTGGTTTAAAGCAGCAATTGAAGATCCTAGTAGCCCATATGCCGATTATTATATTTTTAAACAATGGGATAAATCGACTCCCCCTAATAATTTACGCACTTATTTTGATTGCTCGGTTTGGAGCCGTGTTGGAAAAACTAATCGTTGGTATTTTAATTCATTTGGCCCTGAACAGCCGGATTTAAATTGGGAAAACCCACAATTACGTAAAGATATTATCAATATGATTAATGTCTGGATCAAAAAAGGTGTTGCAGGATTTCGCATTGATGCGATTGGTAATTTAAAAAAATCCCCTGAAGCCTTATCTGAATATCAATTTGAGCCTGACAAAGACGATGGTTCTGCATCTTTAGTACCTTGGGTTTTAAATCAACCGGGTATTGATAAGTTCTTAACTGAATTAGCCGAGAATACTTTTAAGCCTGCAAATAGTATGACGGTTGCAGAAATTGATGTGCCTGAAAAAGATTTGTGTGCTTATGTTGGTGAAAATGGTTATTTCTCCATGGTATTTGATTTTAGTATCGCTGACTTAGATATTCGCAATGAAAAGCCATTCACCCTTAATCCAATCACAGGTGAAAGATTAAAACCTGTATTTATTAAAAGCCAACTAGATACTCAACGAGTTGGTTGGGGAGCACCTTATTTAGAAAATCATGATCAACCTCGTTCATTAAATAAATTTCTCCCTAAAGGTGGTATTAATCCAACTAGTGCCAAAATGTTAGCGACATTTTTATTAACTCAACGAGGAACACCTTTTATTTATCAAGGACAAGAAATCGGTATGACAAATTGTCCTATGACATTAGAGGAACATGATGATTTACATGTCTTTAAATTATATGAATGGGGGCATAAATTAGGTTATAGCGATAAGCAAATAATGGAATATTTTAATGATCGTAGCCGTGATAACTCAAGAACACCTTTCCAATGGAATACTGAAATAAATGGTGGTTTTAGTACAGGTAAACCATGGTTAAAAGTGAATCCTAACTATGTTGATATTAATGCACAGAAAGAAACGCAAGATAAGCATTCTCTGTTCGCTTATTACCAACAATTAATTGCATTAAGACGACATTCAGAGATCAGCGATATTTTGATTTATGGTGAGTTTTTGCCATTAAATTCACCAGAAAATGTGATTGCTTTTAAACGTATTTATGAAGATAACTCAATCAATATTTACTGTAATTTCAGTGGTGAAGAAAAAGCACTAACCATAAAAGCGAAAGATATTTATTTGCATAACAGCCCAATAGTGGAAAATGCACAAGGCGAGCTTATCCTTCAGCCTTATCAAGCAATTATTTTTGCTTAA
- a CDS encoding LacI family DNA-binding transcriptional regulator, giving the protein MKGATAYSMAGIRDVAKKANVAASTVSRALNNSGYVSQAAREKIKKAVEELDYIPDTWLRNLYQQKSAVVGVIINSLEYPYFATVTRFIENKLAENGYSMMLCATQNSKVRERIFFDMLKRGQIDGIIAEYLLLDDSEYQHIQRPVVTLDRHLHDIPLVCSDHHTGGRLAAEHLIQKGCQNILYIEDNSSYLSSTPSYQSCLAFKETLIQAGIKPIPCKVNWKKEEKDYFQSFAKKTLSLHSDIDAIFAADIPAIALFNEATRRNIVIPEQLKIVAYDGSPWLNQTLRQLTCIEQPFEKLAEKSVEVISALIENKEITDNVSVIPVTFIQGESS; this is encoded by the coding sequence TTGAAAGGAGCAACAGCATATTCAATGGCGGGGATCCGGGATGTCGCAAAAAAAGCAAATGTCGCAGCAAGCACTGTTTCTAGGGCATTAAATAATAGTGGTTATGTATCTCAAGCTGCGCGAGAAAAAATAAAAAAAGCGGTAGAGGAATTAGACTATATTCCTGATACTTGGCTAAGAAATTTATATCAACAAAAAAGCGCGGTTGTTGGTGTCATTATTAATAGCCTTGAATATCCTTATTTTGCGACTGTGACACGTTTTATTGAAAATAAGCTCGCTGAAAATGGCTATAGCATGATGTTATGTGCAACACAAAATAGCAAAGTACGTGAACGTATATTTTTTGATATGCTTAAACGAGGTCAGATCGACGGTATTATTGCAGAATATCTGCTATTGGATGATAGTGAATATCAGCATATTCAAAGACCCGTGGTAACACTAGATCGTCATCTTCATGATATTCCATTAGTTTGCTCTGATCACCATACTGGTGGTCGATTAGCCGCAGAACACCTTATTCAAAAAGGTTGCCAAAACATTCTCTATATTGAAGATAATTCAAGTTATTTATCATCAACTCCTTCATATCAAAGCTGTTTAGCTTTTAAAGAAACGCTTATTCAGGCTGGTATTAAACCTATTCCTTGCAAAGTAAATTGGAAAAAAGAAGAAAAAGATTATTTTCAATCGTTTGCCAAAAAAACACTTTCTTTGCATTCAGATATCGATGCTATTTTTGCTGCGGATATTCCCGCCATAGCATTATTTAATGAAGCAACAAGGCGAAATATCGTCATTCCAGAACAACTAAAAATTGTCGCTTACGATGGCAGCCCCTGGTTAAATCAAACACTGCGGCAATTAACCTGTATTGAACAGCCCTTTGAAAAACTAGCTGAAAAAAGCGTAGAAGTAATTAGTGCATTAATTGAGAATAAAGAAATAACAGATAATGTCTCTGTTATTCCAGTGACGTTTATTCAAGGTGAAAGCAGTTAA
- a CDS encoding RidA family protein, producing the protein MRYKSLLVALPFIFGVASANAEGVVHHKLNGMPISESVEVSAGNNLVFLSGKVPAKKSADAPEGVLASYGNTEEQTISVLEQIKTHLNELGLDMKDVVKMQVFLVGGEETKGEMDFKGFMDGYSKYFDASKTEQLPARSTFQIAKLANPAWRVEIEVIAVRPAK; encoded by the coding sequence ATGCGCTATAAAAGTTTACTTGTTGCTCTACCTTTTATTTTTGGTGTAGCAAGTGCGAATGCGGAGGGTGTTGTGCACCATAAATTAAACGGTATGCCTATTTCAGAATCTGTTGAAGTGAGTGCAGGTAACAACCTTGTTTTCTTAAGCGGTAAAGTTCCTGCTAAGAAATCAGCAGATGCGCCAGAAGGTGTATTAGCGTCTTATGGTAATACTGAAGAACAAACTATCAGTGTATTAGAGCAAATCAAAACTCACTTGAATGAACTTGGCTTAGACATGAAAGACGTTGTTAAAATGCAAGTCTTCTTAGTTGGCGGTGAAGAAACTAAAGGTGAGATGGACTTTAAAGGCTTTATGGATGGCTATTCTAAGTACTTTGATGCTTCTAAAACTGAACAATTGCCAGCGCGTTCAACTTTCCAAATCGCTAAACTGGCAAATCCAGCATGGCGTGTAGAAATTGAAGTTATCGCTGTTCGTCCTGCAAAATAA
- a CDS encoding NAD(P)/FAD-dependent oxidoreductase translates to MKISRRKLLLGVGAAGVLAGGAALVPMVRRDGKFVEAKSRVSFVEGTEGALPKESDAVIIGGGIQGIMTAINLAERGMSVTILEKGEIGGEQSGRAYSQIISYQTSPEIFPLHHYGKILWRGMNEKIGADTSYRTQGRVEALADEKAFDKAQAWIKTAKETAGFDTPLNTRIIKGEELSNRLVGAQTPWTVAAFEEDSGSVDPETGTPALARYAKQIGVKIYTNCAVRGIETAGGKISDVVTEKGAIRTSHVVLAGGIWSRLFMGNMGIDIPTLNVYLSQQRVSGVPGAPRGNVHLPNGIHFREQADGTYAVAPRIFTSSIVKDSFLLGPKFMHLLGGGELPLEFSIGEDLFNSFKMATSWKLDEKTPFEQYRIATATQNTEHLDAVFQRMKAEFPVFEKSQVVERWGAVVSPTFDELPIISEVKEYPGLVINTATVWGMTEGPAAGEVTADIVTGKKPVIDPTPFSMDRFKK, encoded by the coding sequence ATGAAAATTTCAAGGAGAAAGCTGCTTTTAGGTGTTGGTGCTGCGGGTGTTTTAGCCGGTGGTGCTGCATTAGTTCCGATGGTTCGTCGTGATGGCAAATTCGTTGAAGCTAAATCTAGAGTATCGTTTGTCGAAGGTACAGAGGGTGCTCTGCCTAAAGAGTCTGATGCAGTGATTATTGGTGGTGGTATTCAAGGTATTATGACCGCTATCAACCTTGCAGAACGTGGCATGAGTGTCACTATTTTAGAAAAAGGCGAGATTGGTGGTGAACAATCTGGCCGTGCATACAGCCAAATTATTAGTTATCAAACATCACCCGAAATTTTCCCATTACACCATTACGGGAAAATCTTATGGCGTGGAATGAACGAGAAAATTGGTGCTGATACCAGTTATCGTACACAAGGTCGTGTAGAAGCCCTTGCAGATGAAAAAGCATTTGATAAAGCTCAAGCATGGATCAAAACAGCAAAAGAAACGGCAGGATTTGATACACCACTAAATACTCGCATTATTAAAGGTGAAGAGTTATCAAATCGTCTTGTTGGTGCTCAAACACCATGGACGGTTGCCGCTTTTGAAGAAGACTCAGGTTCTGTTGATCCTGAAACAGGGACACCAGCATTAGCACGCTATGCTAAACAGATTGGCGTGAAAATCTATACCAACTGCGCGGTAAGAGGCATTGAAACTGCGGGTGGTAAAATTTCTGATGTTGTAACAGAAAAAGGCGCAATTAGAACATCTCACGTTGTTCTTGCTGGTGGTATTTGGTCACGTTTATTTATGGGGAACATGGGCATTGATATTCCAACGCTGAATGTTTACTTATCACAACAACGTGTATCCGGTGTTCCAGGCGCACCTCGTGGTAACGTGCATTTACCAAATGGTATTCACTTCCGTGAACAAGCCGATGGAACTTATGCTGTCGCGCCACGTATTTTCACCAGTTCTATCGTGAAAGATAGCTTCTTGTTAGGGCCTAAGTTCATGCACCTATTAGGTGGTGGTGAGCTGCCATTAGAATTTTCTATTGGTGAAGACTTATTTAATTCATTCAAGATGGCAACATCTTGGAAATTAGATGAAAAAACACCGTTTGAACAATATCGCATTGCAACAGCAACACAAAATACTGAGCACTTAGATGCTGTATTCCAAAGAATGAAAGCAGAATTCCCAGTATTTGAAAAATCACAAGTTGTAGAACGTTGGGGGGCTGTTGTTAGCCCAACATTTGATGAATTGCCAATTATTTCTGAGGTCAAAGAGTACCCTGGTCTGGTTATCAATACAGCAACAGTATGGGGTATGACTGAAGGTCCTGCCGCAGGTGAAGTGACTGCGGATATTGTTACGGGCAAAAAACCCGTTATTGATCCAACACCATTTAGTATGGATCGTTTTAAGAAATAA
- the gorA gene encoding glutathione-disulfide reductase, producing the protein MSKHYDYIAIGGGSGGIASINRAAMYGQKCALIEAKALGGTCVNVGCVPKKVMWHAAQIAEAIHQYGPDYGFNTTVNRFDWDTLISSRSAYIDRIHQSYDRVLGNNKVDVIQGFARFVDANTIEVNGEKITADNILIATGGRPVQPNIPGAEYGINSDGFFELTALPKRVAVVGAGYIAVELAGVLNALGSETHLFVRKHAPLRNFDPLIVETLLEVMETEGPKLHTHAIPKAVIKNADGSLTLQLENGTEQTVDTLIWAIGREPATDNLNLSVTGVELNEKGYIKVDKFQNTNVKGIYAVGDNTGAVELTPVAVAAGRRLSERLFNNKPNEHLDYSNIPTVVFSHPAIGTVGLTEPQAIEQYGADQVKVYKSSFTAMYSAVTRHRQPCRMKLVCVGADEKIVGIHGIGFGMDEMLQGFAVALKMGATKKDFDDTVAIHPTAAEEFVTMR; encoded by the coding sequence ATGAGCAAACATTACGATTATATCGCCATCGGTGGCGGTAGTGGTGGTATCGCATCAATTAATAGAGCTGCAATGTATGGACAAAAATGTGCATTAATTGAAGCGAAAGCATTAGGCGGCACTTGTGTTAACGTGGGTTGTGTACCTAAGAAAGTGATGTGGCATGCAGCGCAAATTGCTGAAGCTATTCATCAATATGGTCCTGATTATGGTTTTAATACCACAGTGAACCGTTTTGATTGGGATACCCTCATCAGTAGCCGTTCTGCTTATATTGACCGTATTCATCAATCTTATGACCGTGTCTTAGGTAATAACAAAGTTGATGTTATCCAAGGGTTTGCTCGTTTTGTTGATGCCAACACTATTGAAGTTAATGGTGAAAAGATCACGGCTGATAATATTCTGATTGCAACAGGAGGTCGTCCTGTTCAACCGAATATTCCAGGTGCTGAGTATGGTATTAATTCTGATGGTTTCTTTGAGTTAACTGCTTTACCCAAACGTGTTGCTGTTGTTGGTGCGGGTTATATTGCGGTTGAACTTGCGGGTGTGTTAAATGCGTTAGGTAGCGAAACACATCTATTTGTACGTAAACATGCACCACTGCGTAATTTTGACCCATTAATCGTCGAAACACTGTTAGAAGTGATGGAAACGGAAGGGCCTAAGTTACATACACACGCTATTCCTAAAGCCGTGATAAAGAATGCAGATGGAAGTTTAACGCTACAACTGGAAAACGGCACAGAGCAAACAGTTGATACCTTAATCTGGGCAATTGGCCGTGAGCCTGCAACGGATAACTTGAATCTGTCGGTAACGGGTGTTGAGTTAAATGAAAAAGGCTATATCAAAGTCGATAAATTCCAAAATACCAATGTAAAAGGCATTTATGCTGTTGGCGATAATACAGGGGCGGTTGAATTAACGCCTGTTGCTGTTGCCGCAGGGCGTCGTTTATCAGAGCGCTTATTTAACAATAAACCGAACGAACACTTAGACTATTCTAATATTCCAACGGTTGTATTTAGCCATCCTGCTATTGGTACTGTTGGTCTAACTGAGCCTCAAGCGATTGAGCAATATGGTGCAGACCAAGTGAAAGTGTACAAATCGTCTTTCACTGCAATGTATAGTGCGGTGACTCGTCATCGTCAACCATGCCGTATGAAGCTGGTTTGTGTTGGTGCAGACGAAAAAATTGTTGGCATTCATGGTATTGGTTTTGGTATGGATGAAATGCTACAAGGTTTTGCCGTTGCACTGAAAATGGGCGCAACGAAAAAAGACTTTGATGATACGGTGGCAATTCACCCAACAGCAGCAGAAGAATTTGTGACGATGAGATAA
- a CDS encoding 23S rRNA (adenine(2030)-N(6))-methyltransferase RlmJ, protein MLSYRHSFHAGNHADVLKHIVQTLIIESLKEKEKPFLYLDTHAGAGRYQLTNAHATRTGEYLEGIARLWQQEEVPELILPYLEAVGELNANGELRYYPGSPLLAGKLLREHDSLALTELHPTDFPLLRTEFSRDKRARVAREDGFGQLKAKLPPPSRRGFALIDPPYELKQDYSAVVKGVVEGHKRFATGTYAIWYPVVHRQQIKRMLKELEATGIRKILQIELAVKPDSDQLGMTASGMIVINPPWKLESQMKSILPWLHKILVPEGIGHTLVEWVVPE, encoded by the coding sequence ATGCTGAGCTATCGCCATAGTTTTCATGCTGGCAACCACGCCGATGTTTTAAAACATATTGTTCAAACACTCATCATTGAGTCTTTAAAAGAGAAAGAGAAACCTTTTCTTTATCTTGATACTCATGCTGGCGCTGGACGGTATCAATTAACCAATGCTCATGCGACTCGCACTGGCGAATACTTAGAAGGGATCGCTCGCTTATGGCAGCAAGAAGAAGTGCCTGAGCTTATTTTGCCTTACCTTGAAGCGGTTGGGGAATTAAACGCAAATGGGGAACTGCGTTATTATCCAGGATCGCCGCTATTAGCGGGAAAATTACTAAGAGAACACGATTCTCTAGCGTTAACAGAATTACATCCAACGGATTTTCCTTTATTACGTACCGAATTCTCTCGTGATAAGCGAGCGCGAGTTGCTCGTGAAGATGGTTTTGGCCAATTAAAAGCTAAGTTACCTCCACCAAGTCGCCGTGGATTCGCATTAATTGATCCACCTTATGAACTTAAACAAGACTATTCTGCGGTTGTGAAAGGTGTTGTTGAAGGCCATAAACGCTTTGCCACTGGAACTTATGCGATTTGGTATCCCGTCGTTCATCGCCAGCAAATCAAGCGTATGTTAAAAGAGCTTGAAGCAACAGGGATCCGTAAGATTTTACAAATTGAATTAGCAGTAAAACCGGATAGTGATCAACTAGGGATGACGGCATCAGGCATGATTGTGATTAATCCGCCTTGGAAATTAGAATCACAAATGAAATCAATACTCCCTTGGTTACATAAAATCTTAGTTCCTGAGGGGATTGGGCATACATTAGTGGAGTGGGTTGTACCAGAATAA
- a CDS encoding DUF1090 domain-containing protein, whose translation MKKLLFTVITLSLLASNAYANSSTNGCEIKKQNIQKQMEYAKAHGNQYRIQGLERALQNVERYCTPEKVVENTRLELREKQLDVEKRELELKEAQLKGDAAKIAKQERKLAEEKADLKAIEEELNLLTK comes from the coding sequence ATGAAAAAATTACTTTTTACTGTCATAACCTTAAGCTTACTTGCGAGTAATGCTTATGCCAATAGTTCAACCAATGGCTGTGAGATAAAAAAACAGAATATCCAAAAACAAATGGAATATGCAAAAGCACATGGTAATCAATATCGTATCCAAGGCTTGGAGCGAGCATTACAAAATGTTGAACGCTATTGCACTCCTGAAAAAGTGGTTGAAAATACGCGCCTTGAATTACGTGAAAAACAACTCGATGTTGAAAAGCGTGAACTGGAATTAAAAGAAGCACAACTTAAGGGTGATGCAGCTAAAATAGCTAAACAAGAAAGAAAGCTAGCTGAAGAAAAAGCTGATTTAAAAGCAATTGAAGAAGAATTAAACCTACTGACAAAGTAG
- the yhjD gene encoding inner membrane protein YhjD produces the protein MSEEQQPKTENEKTQLTQPLKKGLEKGIHGGKKAIGIGIKISNFITHIPFIAHLIRTAERFTDRMGNQFGAAITYFSFLSLIPVLMLSFACAGFVLASNPDLLAKLITGVANSIDDPTLASTVQQSIDTAVRQRTTVGLTGLAIALYSGVNWVGNLRQAILAQSRPVWERNKEEQEKIYFRYFRDFLALIGLLFALIVTITLTSVAGSAQRMIVHTLGLDGIEWLTPAWTIIGLTISITANYLLFLWILWILPRHQPKRISLIKGTLIAAIGFEILKSVMTWMLPKIASSPSGAAFGSVIGLMAFFYFFARLTLFCAAWIATDGPNMRKEQLNETQSTS, from the coding sequence ATGTCAGAAGAGCAGCAACCCAAAACAGAAAACGAAAAAACTCAACTGACTCAGCCACTCAAAAAAGGGCTGGAAAAAGGGATCCATGGCGGAAAGAAGGCCATCGGTATTGGGATAAAAATCAGTAACTTTATTACTCACATCCCTTTTATTGCACATCTTATTCGCACTGCCGAACGCTTTACTGACAGAATGGGAAATCAGTTTGGTGCCGCTATTACCTATTTTTCATTTTTATCATTAATTCCTGTATTAATGCTTTCCTTTGCCTGTGCAGGTTTTGTTTTAGCCTCAAACCCAGATTTACTCGCTAAATTAATTACAGGTGTCGCAAATAGCATTGACGATCCAACGCTGGCATCCACGGTTCAACAAAGTATTGATACTGCAGTTCGCCAGCGTACTACCGTGGGTTTAACCGGTTTAGCAATTGCACTTTATTCTGGTGTTAACTGGGTGGGTAATTTACGCCAAGCCATCCTGGCGCAATCTCGCCCCGTTTGGGAAAGAAACAAAGAAGAGCAAGAGAAAATCTATTTTCGCTACTTTCGTGACTTTTTAGCGCTAATTGGCTTACTTTTTGCGTTAATTGTCACTATTACACTCACTTCTGTGGCAGGTTCAGCCCAACGAATGATTGTTCATACATTGGGATTAGATGGCATTGAATGGCTAACACCAGCTTGGACGATCATCGGCTTAACGATTTCCATTACTGCAAATTACTTACTCTTTTTATGGATATTGTGGATCCTTCCTCGCCATCAACCCAAACGAATTTCGCTTATTAAAGGCACACTTATCGCGGCCATTGGTTTTGAAATATTAAAATCCGTCATGACATGGATGCTACCTAAAATCGCAAGCTCACCTTCAGGTGCCGCATTTGGTTCAGTGATAGGCTTAATGGCTTTCTTCTACTTTTTTGCCCGATTAACGCTCTTTTGTGCCGCGTGGATAGCCACCGATGGTCCAAATATGCGCAAAGAACAGTTGAATGAAACGCAATCAACATCTTAA
- a CDS encoding 2-hydroxymuconate tautomerase family protein, whose product MPYVNIKITREGATAEQKEQLIAGATQLLVDVLGKNPATTVVVIDEVETDNWGIGGKTVTELRAATKSK is encoded by the coding sequence ATGCCATACGTTAATATTAAAATTACACGCGAAGGTGCAACCGCAGAACAAAAAGAACAACTCATTGCGGGAGCAACACAACTTTTAGTTGATGTATTAGGCAAAAACCCAGCAACGACCGTTGTGGTCATCGATGAAGTTGAAACAGATAACTGGGGAATAGGTGGTAAAACAGTCACCGAGTTACGAGCAGCAACAAAAAGTAAATAA
- a CDS encoding serine hydrolase domain-containing protein, whose protein sequence is MVQSMTDAFHALPSASAIYITGAGIQYPFGMAHGFADESIQKKLTVDTPFRIASNTKTFLAAAFLRLWEQDALSLDDDITKYLSANYQQTLLELGYDLKTITLRHLLSHSSGLFDHANEAYLEEVIKDPTHKWTREEQIARYAQQGFPIIPAGKRFIYSDTGYILLGDILSQFMKKNMATAVRDLLHFQNLDLPQTWWEGLEQQPKHFKARARQFTGEHEGTHIDASMDAFGGGGLVMTTLELAKFTADLFEDRVYLHPSTLKEMKWQGSHTGAENYRLGLMAEETSLGTLYYHLGYWGSVAYYLPEKQIAIAGFTTQRNHREDLIAIIKEAFKRL, encoded by the coding sequence ATGGTTCAATCAATGACTGATGCTTTTCATGCCTTACCTTCAGCAAGTGCTATTTATATTACAGGTGCAGGTATTCAGTACCCTTTTGGTATGGCACATGGATTTGCTGACGAAAGTATCCAGAAAAAATTAACTGTAGATACACCTTTTCGAATCGCGAGTAATACAAAAACTTTTCTCGCAGCTGCTTTTTTACGTTTATGGGAACAAGATGCCCTATCCCTTGATGATGATATAACTAAATATTTAAGTGCTAACTATCAACAGACATTATTAGAGCTAGGGTATGATCTTAAAACCATTACGCTACGCCATTTATTAAGTCATAGCAGTGGCTTATTCGATCATGCCAATGAAGCTTACCTCGAAGAGGTGATTAAAGATCCCACTCATAAATGGACACGAGAAGAGCAAATAGCGCGCTATGCTCAACAAGGCTTTCCCATTATCCCTGCGGGAAAACGCTTCATTTATTCAGATACAGGATACATTTTGTTAGGTGATATCCTTTCTCAGTTTATGAAAAAAAATATGGCCACCGCCGTGCGTGATTTATTGCATTTTCAAAACTTAGATTTACCACAAACGTGGTGGGAAGGTTTAGAACAACAACCTAAGCATTTTAAAGCGCGAGCTAGACAGTTTACAGGTGAGCATGAAGGGACTCATATAGATGCTTCAATGGATGCTTTTGGCGGTGGTGGGCTTGTGATGACCACCCTTGAGTTAGCTAAATTTACTGCAGATTTGTTCGAAGATAGAGTTTACTTACATCCATCGACCTTAAAAGAGATGAAATGGCAAGGCTCACATACCGGTGCGGAAAATTATCGTTTAGGCTTAATGGCGGAAGAAACTAGCTTAGGCACACTTTACTACCATCTTGGTTATTGGGGCTCAGTCGCTTATTATTTACCTGAAAAACAGATTGCTATTGCCGGTTTTACAACCCAAAGAAATCATCGTGAAGATTTGATAGCCATTATTAAAGAAGCGTTTAAACGCCTTTAA